Proteins from a single region of Desulfovibrio sp. X2:
- a CDS encoding glycosyltransferase, producing the protein MRAPLPEPPFSRLPESLREPLLVGAAGAPRLLTLAAGAGSMPELAADLRLAAFEAAPCDAQAAAAALPLLSGTPLAAWAGRCAAARPPVKGLAYFQRLLERREGGKLLDFLAARLEETRKDDPGAPFWMAQAWHFGRFAARADWLGEVLAPLVAAAEGGAGPVSALLAAERALAAGDFAALAGLAAEAMTSGGRSLPWQRPRLLLAEACLRLARREEGLGHLLAALRARPWEARLWAKTHDAATGFDQAVAALPGPLAVCCYTWNKADDLSATLDALLPALPADALLAVLDNGSADETPNVLARAAAALGDRLVSVRLPVNVGAAAARNWLASLPEVRARDFVCYLDDDALLPPDAFGRLGAAVAACPEASTWGCRVVDAAAPHVVQHADLHVAPDGEGLRFSTAHGQEPDWGGLAYLRPCVSVTGCCHLLRSSSLAASGFDIRLSPSQFDDLERDLRQAAAGGFSCYQGHLSVRHMKSAGTAARLGGAAEANARGNRVKLEALHPAEEIARIRDADLQRLEDDLAAKAARLDAILAENGAIA; encoded by the coding sequence ATGCGTGCCCCCCTGCCCGAACCTCCCTTTTCCCGCCTTCCGGAAAGCCTGCGCGAGCCGCTGCTCGTGGGCGCCGCGGGCGCGCCGCGCCTGCTGACCCTGGCCGCGGGCGCCGGGAGCATGCCGGAGCTGGCCGCCGACCTGCGGCTGGCCGCCTTCGAGGCCGCGCCCTGCGACGCGCAGGCAGCCGCCGCGGCCCTGCCGCTCCTTTCGGGCACGCCCCTTGCCGCCTGGGCTGGGCGCTGCGCCGCGGCCAGGCCCCCGGTCAAGGGGCTGGCCTATTTCCAGCGCCTGCTCGAGCGCCGCGAGGGCGGCAAGCTCCTGGATTTCCTGGCCGCGCGCCTGGAAGAGACGCGCAAGGACGACCCCGGCGCCCCCTTCTGGATGGCCCAGGCCTGGCATTTCGGCCGTTTCGCGGCCCGGGCGGACTGGCTCGGCGAGGTCCTGGCGCCGCTCGTGGCGGCCGCGGAAGGCGGGGCCGGGCCGGTCTCCGCGCTGCTGGCCGCGGAACGGGCCCTGGCCGCCGGGGACTTCGCGGCCCTGGCCGGACTCGCCGCGGAGGCCATGACCTCCGGCGGCCGCTCCCTGCCCTGGCAGCGGCCGCGTCTGCTCCTGGCCGAGGCCTGCCTGCGCCTTGCCCGCCGCGAGGAAGGGCTCGGCCATCTCCTGGCCGCGCTGCGTGCCCGGCCCTGGGAGGCGAGGCTCTGGGCCAAGACCCACGACGCGGCAACGGGCTTCGACCAGGCCGTGGCCGCGCTGCCCGGTCCGCTCGCCGTGTGCTGCTACACCTGGAACAAGGCCGACGATCTTTCCGCCACGCTCGACGCGCTCCTGCCCGCTTTGCCTGCGGACGCGCTGCTCGCCGTCCTGGACAACGGCAGCGCGGACGAGACGCCGAACGTCCTGGCCCGGGCCGCCGCCGCGCTCGGCGACAGGCTCGTCTCGGTGCGCCTGCCCGTGAACGTGGGCGCGGCCGCGGCGCGCAACTGGCTGGCGAGCCTTCCCGAGGTCAGGGCACGCGATTTCGTCTGTTATCTGGATGACGACGCGCTGCTGCCGCCCGACGCCTTCGGCCGCCTGGGCGCGGCCGTGGCCGCCTGCCCCGAGGCATCGACCTGGGGCTGCAGGGTGGTGGACGCCGCGGCGCCCCACGTGGTGCAGCACGCCGACCTGCACGTGGCGCCGGACGGCGAGGGGCTCCGCTTCTCCACGGCCCACGGCCAGGAGCCGGACTGGGGCGGCCTGGCCTACCTGCGCCCCTGCGTCTCGGTCACGGGCTGCTGCCACCTGCTGCGCTCCTCCTCCCTGGCCGCGTCCGGCTTCGACATCCGCCTCTCGCCCTCGCAGTTCGACGACCTCGAGCGCGACCTCCGGCAGGCCGCTGCCGGAGGCTTCAGCTGCTACCAGGGGCACCTTAGCGTGCGCCACATGAAGTCCGCGGGCACCGCGGCACGGCTGGGCGGCGCGGCCGAGGCCAACGCCAGGGGCAACCGGGTGAAGCTCGAGGCCCTGCACCCCGCGGAAGAGATCGCGCGCATCCGCGATGCGGACCTACAGCGCCTCGAGGACGACCTTGCCGCCAAGGCCGCGCGGCTGGACGCGATCCTGGCGGAGAACGGAGCCATTGCATGA
- a CDS encoding methyltransferase, with amino-acid sequence MSDDPKLCLEPPESHARARFPRGLAQPRSGHRFALDALLLAAFAHRAAPASPSRVKRLLDLGAGTGPVGLGLLLLRPRLSLTALELDPRAAACLAENARRLGLSDQVATVEGDVREIRQMREMREMREMREMREMRGRLAPESFDLAVCNPPWLRRGRGRVSPEAAREAARAEGGAGLADFVAALSFALRERGAACLAVAANRLADLYAVLPDARLGAKRLLLVHPRPAEPAWLALVLALKNGRPGLAVDAPLVLHGQDGREYSEAARTFCPWLAATT; translated from the coding sequence GTGAGCGACGACCCGAAACTCTGCCTGGAGCCTCCCGAGTCCCACGCCCGGGCGCGGTTTCCGCGCGGCCTGGCCCAGCCCCGGTCCGGCCATCGCTTCGCCCTGGACGCGCTGCTCCTGGCCGCCTTCGCGCACCGTGCCGCGCCCGCCTCCCCCTCGCGCGTGAAACGCCTCCTGGACCTCGGCGCGGGCACGGGACCCGTGGGGCTCGGCCTTCTGCTGCTGCGGCCCCGGCTCTCCCTGACTGCCCTGGAGCTGGACCCCCGGGCCGCCGCCTGCCTGGCGGAGAATGCCCGTCGCCTGGGCCTCTCCGACCAGGTCGCGACGGTCGAGGGCGATGTGCGGGAAATCCGCCAGATGCGGGAGATGCGGGAGATGCGGGAGATGCGCGAGATGCGCGAGATGCGTGGCCGCCTTGCGCCGGAGTCCTTCGACCTCGCGGTCTGCAACCCGCCCTGGCTGCGCAGGGGCAGGGGGCGCGTCTCGCCCGAGGCGGCGCGCGAGGCGGCCCGGGCCGAAGGCGGGGCCGGGCTCGCGGACTTCGTCGCGGCCCTGTCCTTCGCGCTCAGGGAGCGCGGCGCGGCCTGCCTGGCCGTGGCCGCAAACAGGCTGGCCGACCTCTACGCCGTCCTGCCCGACGCGCGGCTTGGCGCAAAGCGGCTCCTGCTGGTCCACCCCAGGCCCGCCGAGCCCGCCTGGCTGGCCCTGGTGCTGGCGCTGAAGAACGGCCGCCCGGGCCTCGCGGTGGATGCCCCGCTCGTGCTGCACGGCCAAGACGGCAGGGAGTACTCCGAGGCCGCCCGGACCTTCTGCCCCTGGCTCGCGGCCACGACCTGA
- the mutM gene encoding bifunctional DNA-formamidopyrimidine glycosylase/DNA-(apurinic or apyrimidinic site) lyase produces MPELPEVETIARGLAPELIGQRIVAAEVRGAKAVGGDAALFTARVVGRAVEGVHRRGKMLLLDLDVPREKEGGLFLAVHLKMTGRLWVPPEGTGPDVHTHVVMRLLNGRELHFRDVRKFGWCRCLTGDELAAMPFFRTLGPEPLEIGPEEFLARLEGRRGRIKALLLDQKVVAGIGNIYADEALFRAGIRPEARADALSAARLRRLFAEVQEVLRQGIRENGASISDYRDARGDAGAFQNSFRVYGRGGEPCVACGGRLRAVTVAGRTSTYCPRCQKG; encoded by the coding sequence ATGCCTGAACTTCCCGAAGTGGAGACCATAGCCCGCGGCCTCGCGCCCGAGCTCATCGGGCAGCGCATCGTCGCGGCCGAGGTGCGCGGCGCCAAGGCCGTGGGCGGCGACGCGGCGCTCTTCACGGCCCGTGTCGTGGGCCGCGCCGTCGAGGGCGTGCACCGGCGCGGCAAGATGCTCCTGCTCGACCTGGACGTGCCGAGGGAAAAGGAGGGCGGCCTCTTCCTGGCCGTGCACCTGAAGATGACCGGCCGCCTCTGGGTGCCGCCCGAGGGGACCGGGCCCGACGTCCATACCCATGTGGTGATGCGGCTTTTAAACGGCCGCGAGCTCCATTTCCGCGACGTGCGCAAGTTCGGCTGGTGCCGCTGCCTGACCGGCGACGAGCTCGCTGCCATGCCCTTTTTCCGCACCCTGGGGCCGGAGCCGCTGGAGATCGGGCCGGAGGAGTTCCTTGCCCGGCTCGAGGGGCGGCGCGGCAGGATCAAGGCGCTTTTGCTGGACCAGAAGGTGGTCGCGGGCATCGGCAACATCTATGCGGACGAGGCCCTGTTCCGGGCCGGGATCAGGCCCGAGGCGCGCGCGGACGCGCTCTCGGCCGCGCGCCTGCGCCGCCTCTTCGCCGAGGTGCAGGAGGTCCTGCGCCAGGGAATCCGGGAGAACGGCGCGAGCATCAGCGACTACCGCGACGCGCGCGGCGATGCCGGGGCGTTCCAGAACAGCTTCCGCGTCTACGGCCGCGGCGGAGAGCCCTGCGTGGCCTGCGGGGGGCGGCTTCGCGCCGTGACCGTCGCGGGCCGCACGAGCACCTATTGCCCCCGCTGCCAAAAAGGGTAG
- the murJ gene encoding murein biosynthesis integral membrane protein MurJ, whose translation MSTHSRTIAKNAAVVGLATLLSRGLGFVRDLVTAFALGAGWMADAFFVAFRLPNLLRSLFAEGSLTMAFIPVFTRLREEHGEEAAFALARSVQMWLFVVVGGICLLAVLLARPLSGLIAPGFLDSPEQFDLTVRLVRICFPYILLVSAMALCMGILNSMGHFLTPALGPCALNVALISAALIGYYCGGNVAVALAWGVLAAGVLQWTMQQPAMYSRGFRWRGEWSWRHPGVGRVARLMLPTVIGAAVYQINILLSTLLASFLPTGSVSYLYYADRLVQFPLGVFGVAVSTAALPSLARLAAAGMNEDFTEALDTSLGLTTFISLPSAAGLIALGHPIIELLFRRGAFTGHDVTATVAALVAYGAGLPAVALVRPYVSAFYARENTRIPMITAFVSMLCNVTLGYGLMQHYAHVGLAVAVSAAGYLNVIILALLMRRKTGRGPRIGRTVVCSLLLSLGVAGACLGSIHLGLGKWALALIPVWAVLYIVSAWALKLPEAHLFVSLLGSRLRRRRQ comes from the coding sequence ATGTCCACCCATTCCCGCACCATCGCGAAAAACGCCGCCGTCGTCGGCCTGGCCACGCTGCTCTCGCGCGGGCTCGGCTTCGTGCGCGACCTCGTCACCGCCTTCGCCCTTGGCGCAGGCTGGATGGCCGACGCCTTCTTCGTGGCCTTCCGGCTGCCGAACCTGCTGCGCTCGCTCTTCGCCGAGGGCTCCCTGACCATGGCCTTCATCCCGGTCTTCACGCGGCTGCGCGAGGAGCACGGCGAGGAGGCGGCCTTCGCCCTGGCGCGCTCGGTGCAGATGTGGCTCTTCGTGGTCGTGGGCGGCATCTGCCTGCTGGCCGTGCTCCTGGCCCGGCCGCTCTCCGGCCTCATCGCCCCGGGCTTCCTCGACTCGCCCGAACAGTTCGACCTGACCGTGCGCCTCGTGCGCATCTGCTTCCCCTACATCCTGCTCGTCTCGGCCATGGCGCTGTGCATGGGCATCCTGAACTCCATGGGCCATTTCCTGACCCCGGCGCTCGGCCCCTGCGCGCTGAACGTGGCCCTCATCTCGGCCGCGCTCATCGGCTACTACTGCGGCGGCAACGTGGCCGTGGCCCTGGCCTGGGGCGTCCTCGCCGCGGGCGTGCTGCAGTGGACCATGCAGCAGCCCGCCATGTACTCTCGGGGCTTTCGCTGGCGCGGGGAGTGGTCCTGGCGCCATCCGGGCGTGGGCCGCGTGGCGCGGCTCATGCTGCCCACGGTCATCGGCGCGGCCGTCTACCAGATCAACATCCTGCTCTCCACGCTGCTCGCCTCCTTCCTGCCCACGGGCAGCGTCTCCTACCTCTATTACGCCGACCGGCTGGTGCAGTTCCCGCTCGGGGTCTTCGGCGTGGCCGTGTCCACCGCCGCGCTGCCGAGCCTGGCGCGCCTGGCCGCGGCCGGGATGAACGAGGATTTCACCGAGGCGCTGGACACCTCTTTGGGCCTCACCACCTTCATCAGTCTGCCCTCGGCCGCCGGACTCATCGCCCTGGGCCACCCGATCATCGAGCTTCTCTTCAGGCGCGGGGCCTTCACCGGCCACGATGTGACCGCCACCGTGGCCGCGCTCGTGGCCTACGGCGCGGGCCTGCCCGCCGTGGCCCTGGTCAGGCCCTACGTCTCGGCCTTCTACGCCCGTGAGAACACGCGCATCCCCATGATCACGGCCTTCGTGAGCATGCTGTGCAACGTCACCCTGGGCTACGGCCTCATGCAGCACTACGCCCACGTGGGGCTGGCCGTGGCCGTGAGCGCGGCGGGCTACCTGAACGTGATCATCCTGGCCCTGCTCATGCGCCGCAAGACAGGCCGCGGCCCGCGCATCGGCCGCACCGTGGTCTGCTCGCTGCTGCTCTCGCTCGGCGTGGCCGGGGCCTGCCTGGGCAGCATCCACCTCGGCCTGGGCAAGTGGGCGCTCGCCCTCATCCCGGTCTGGGCGGTGCTCTACATTGTCTCGGCCTGGGCGCTGAAGCTCCCCGAGGCGCACCTCTTCGTCTCGCTGCTCGGCTCGCGCCTGCGCCGGAGACGGCAGTGA
- a CDS encoding phenylacetate--CoA ligase family protein, whose amino-acid sequence MTRKDRTEGIFSRREVLDESERKQFYLLQLKDLLSYAYRYSEDVKKRFDRAQFQIEKFKSLSDLKHIPILKKKELIFLQSMGPRLGGLLTKDLGELRRVFLSPGPIFDPEDRHDDYWGWTEGFYATGFRTGDVVQITLPYHLSPAGLMFEEPLKNLGCAVVPTGPGQTSTQLDIMQKLRVTGYVGSPSYLLHLAQKAEESGINLRKDMFMEVAFVTGEKFSEKMRNQIEKKFDCIMRQGYGTADVGCIGYECFHKTGLHIANRCYVEICHPDTGIPLKDGEVGEIVVTAFNKTYPLIRLATGDLSYIDRTPCPCGRTTPRLGNIVGRVDTTARIMGMFVYPHQVEQVMASFEEVKRWQIEVTNPEGIDEMTLFIEATGFKREEELLHTFREKIKLRPKLKVLEPGTLPPQIRPIEDKRKWD is encoded by the coding sequence ATGACCCGCAAGGACCGCACCGAAGGCATCTTTTCGCGCCGCGAGGTGCTCGACGAATCCGAGCGCAAGCAGTTCTACCTGCTGCAGCTGAAGGACCTGCTCTCCTACGCCTACCGCTACTCGGAGGACGTGAAGAAGCGCTTCGACCGCGCGCAGTTCCAGATCGAGAAGTTCAAGTCCCTCTCGGACCTGAAGCACATCCCGATCCTCAAGAAGAAGGAGCTCATCTTCCTGCAGTCCATGGGCCCCCGCCTGGGCGGGCTCCTGACCAAGGACCTGGGCGAGCTGCGCCGCGTCTTCCTCTCGCCTGGCCCCATCTTCGATCCCGAAGACCGCCACGACGACTACTGGGGATGGACCGAGGGCTTCTACGCCACGGGCTTCCGCACCGGCGACGTGGTCCAGATCACGCTGCCCTACCATCTTTCCCCGGCCGGGCTCATGTTCGAGGAGCCGCTGAAGAACCTGGGCTGCGCCGTGGTGCCCACGGGCCCGGGCCAGACCTCCACGCAGCTCGACATCATGCAGAAGCTGCGCGTGACCGGCTACGTGGGCTCGCCCTCCTATCTCCTGCACCTGGCCCAGAAGGCCGAGGAGTCGGGCATCAACCTGCGCAAGGACATGTTCATGGAGGTCGCCTTCGTCACGGGCGAGAAGTTCTCCGAGAAGATGCGCAACCAGATCGAGAAGAAGTTCGACTGCATCATGCGCCAGGGCTACGGCACAGCGGACGTGGGCTGCATCGGCTACGAGTGCTTCCACAAGACCGGGCTTCACATCGCCAACCGCTGCTACGTGGAGATCTGCCACCCGGACACCGGCATCCCGCTCAAGGACGGCGAGGTCGGCGAGATCGTGGTCACGGCCTTCAACAAGACCTACCCCCTGATCCGCCTGGCCACCGGCGACCTCTCCTACATCGACCGCACCCCCTGCCCCTGCGGCCGCACCACGCCGCGCCTGGGCAACATCGTGGGCCGCGTGGACACCACTGCCCGCATCATGGGCATGTTCGTCTACCCGCACCAGGTGGAGCAGGTCATGGCCTCCTTCGAGGAGGTCAAGCGCTGGCAGATCGAGGTCACCAACCCCGAGGGCATCGACGAGATGACGCTGTTCATCGAGGCCACCGGCTTCAAGCGCGAGGAGGAGCTGCTGCACACCTTCCGCGAGAAGATCAAGCTGCGTCCCAAGCTCAAGGTCCTGGAGCCCGGCACCCTGCCGCCCCAGATCCGTCCCATCGAGGACAAGCGCAAGTGGGACTAG
- a CDS encoding methyl-accepting chemotaxis protein: MLKNMKLRTKLLLGFSLVLLLTAAVSAVGLSSLSGVADRVGKAENVNRLVKDMLEARRQEKDFIIRRDAAYAKRVDDIVAGMLTQVATARDKFADPVNKAQMDRVEKSVTAYHEAFTRMVRLEAGKEEALAGMVAEAAEAQRQAEEIRADQRKELSAIMGQGKADTAAVNDKLAKADAANRIVKGFLATRLASREFIASGTAELRQSTERQSGDVLAKAQDLTEHFRTPENIARGKALLASLEKYRSLFAGFADSSALQAEAEKAMVEAARDAVKVCQTARDDQRAKMEGEMSTARVQICAVLAAALLLGLGIALVLTRAVTGPVLMGVQFAEAMAGGDFTRTLQIDQKDEIGTLAKSLNEMVVRLRGVVANVQSATENVAAGSEELSGSAENLSQGATEQASAVEEVSSSMEQMAANIRQNAENAQQTERIALQSAGDAESGGKAVAETAGAMKQIAEKILIIEEIARQTNLLALNAAIEAARAGEHGKGFAVVAAEVRKLAERSGQAAGEISDLSGHSVAVAQRAGEMITKMVPDIKRTAELVQEIAAACSEQDAGAAQINKAIQQLDQVIQQNASSSEEMASTSEELSSQAMQLQQTMGFFRLDNDGAHARKALRAKPAAQARPTAAPGSRKALAAAASPASSGIRLDLGAESGDEEFESF, encoded by the coding sequence ATGCTCAAGAACATGAAGCTGCGCACCAAGCTGCTGCTGGGCTTCTCCCTGGTCCTGCTGCTCACGGCGGCGGTTTCCGCCGTGGGGCTCAGCAGCCTCTCCGGCGTGGCGGACAGGGTCGGCAAGGCGGAGAACGTCAACCGCCTGGTCAAGGACATGCTCGAGGCCAGGCGCCAGGAAAAGGACTTCATCATCCGCCGGGACGCCGCCTACGCCAAACGGGTGGACGACATCGTCGCCGGGATGCTCACGCAGGTCGCCACGGCCAGGGACAAGTTCGCCGATCCGGTGAACAAGGCCCAGATGGATCGGGTCGAAAAGAGCGTGACGGCCTACCACGAGGCCTTCACCCGCATGGTGCGGCTCGAGGCCGGGAAGGAGGAGGCCCTTGCGGGCATGGTCGCCGAGGCCGCCGAGGCCCAGCGCCAGGCCGAGGAGATTCGAGCCGACCAGAGAAAGGAGCTGAGCGCGATCATGGGCCAGGGCAAGGCGGACACCGCGGCGGTGAACGACAAGCTCGCCAAGGCCGATGCGGCCAACCGGATCGTCAAGGGCTTTCTGGCCACGCGCCTCGCATCCCGCGAGTTCATCGCCTCGGGCACGGCGGAGCTGAGGCAGAGCACGGAGCGTCAGTCCGGCGACGTCCTCGCCAAGGCCCAGGATCTGACCGAGCACTTCCGCACCCCCGAGAACATCGCCCGCGGCAAGGCCCTGCTGGCCTCGCTGGAGAAGTACAGGAGCCTGTTCGCGGGCTTTGCCGACAGTTCGGCGCTGCAGGCCGAGGCGGAAAAGGCCATGGTCGAGGCGGCACGCGACGCAGTGAAGGTCTGCCAGACGGCGCGCGACGACCAGAGGGCCAAGATGGAGGGCGAGATGTCCACGGCCCGCGTGCAGATCTGCGCCGTGCTCGCCGCCGCCCTTCTTCTCGGGCTCGGCATCGCCCTGGTCCTCACCCGGGCCGTGACCGGCCCCGTGCTCATGGGCGTTCAGTTCGCCGAGGCCATGGCCGGGGGCGACTTCACCCGCACCCTGCAGATCGACCAGAAGGACGAGATCGGCACCCTGGCCAAGAGCCTCAACGAGATGGTCGTCCGGCTGCGCGGCGTGGTCGCAAACGTGCAGTCGGCCACGGAGAACGTGGCCGCGGGCTCGGAAGAGCTCTCCGGCTCCGCGGAGAACCTCTCGCAGGGCGCCACGGAGCAGGCCTCGGCCGTTGAGGAGGTCTCGAGCTCCATGGAGCAGATGGCGGCCAACATCCGCCAGAACGCGGAGAACGCCCAGCAGACCGAGCGCATCGCCCTGCAGTCCGCCGGTGACGCCGAGTCCGGCGGCAAGGCCGTGGCCGAGACGGCCGGGGCCATGAAGCAGATCGCGGAGAAGATCCTGATCATCGAGGAGATCGCGCGCCAGACCAACCTGCTGGCCCTGAACGCGGCCATCGAGGCGGCGCGGGCGGGCGAGCACGGCAAGGGCTTCGCCGTGGTCGCGGCCGAGGTGCGCAAGCTGGCCGAACGCAGCGGCCAGGCCGCGGGCGAGATCAGCGACCTCTCGGGCCACAGCGTTGCCGTTGCCCAGCGCGCGGGCGAGATGATCACCAAGATGGTCCCGGACATCAAGCGCACCGCGGAGCTCGTGCAGGAGATCGCCGCGGCCTGCAGCGAGCAGGACGCCGGAGCCGCCCAGATCAACAAGGCCATCCAGCAGCTCGACCAGGTCATACAGCAGAACGCCTCCTCTTCCGAGGAGATGGCCTCCACCTCCGAGGAGCTCTCGAGCCAGGCCATGCAGCTGCAGCAGACCATGGGCTTCTTCCGCCTGGACAACGACGGCGCGCATGCCCGCAAGGCGCTTCGCGCCAAGCCCGCGGCCCAGGCCAGGCCGACGGCTGCTCCCGGGTCCCGAAAGGCCCTGGCAGCGGCCGCCTCGCCCGCCTCCTCGGGGATACGCCTGGACCTCGGCGCCGAAAGCGGGGACGAGGAGTTCGAGAGCTTCTAA
- a CDS encoding tetratricopeptide repeat protein: protein MHTIHGIRFRLLSPLFLFLVLLIPGTPALAGDAAPAAAPKAKAANPARPVLTSEPCGGVDAYLARLEPTGQVAKHIFERTYRERARKVRDVAAVLKDLAATGASWKAVQQDFCDGRLDAVRTALAGAAAGDKSGDVLFALGGVAYLARDYSAAAHAYAQALALDQESPRFLEAVAEMHYLVDDYGLAASLFSKAWRSEEKLHGATAFAAELAEWVGDTHLAAGDDAFAAQVYTEAAAMYDQVLGTSSPESGTARAKIGTALIGAGKLDDAESALRAALSVFVKGYGPDNPLVAETLRSLGLVRDMRKEYKQAEELYASALVSAANWYGLDSPDLAPYMASIGAVRTRLGNYDSALEILRDARASAVKLYGEKSPRIGEIDELIKQAKDAKANAAKDAKDAKGDAAKQ, encoded by the coding sequence ATGCATACCATACACGGCATCCGTTTCCGCCTTCTTTCTCCGCTGTTCCTCTTCCTCGTCCTGCTCATACCCGGCACCCCGGCCCTGGCAGGGGACGCGGCCCCGGCGGCCGCGCCCAAGGCCAAGGCCGCGAACCCGGCCCGTCCGGTTCTCACGAGCGAGCCCTGCGGCGGCGTGGACGCGTATCTTGCCCGGCTCGAGCCCACGGGGCAGGTGGCCAAGCACATCTTCGAGCGCACCTACCGGGAGCGCGCGCGCAAGGTGCGCGACGTGGCCGCGGTCCTGAAGGATCTCGCCGCCACCGGCGCCTCGTGGAAGGCCGTGCAGCAGGATTTCTGCGACGGCAGGCTGGATGCGGTGCGCACGGCCCTGGCGGGCGCCGCGGCGGGCGACAAGAGCGGCGACGTCCTCTTCGCCCTGGGAGGCGTGGCTTATCTCGCGCGCGACTATTCCGCCGCCGCCCATGCCTACGCGCAGGCCCTGGCCCTCGACCAGGAGTCGCCGCGCTTCCTCGAGGCCGTGGCCGAGATGCACTATCTTGTCGACGACTACGGCCTGGCCGCCTCGCTCTTCTCCAAGGCCTGGCGGAGCGAGGAGAAGCTGCACGGGGCGACCGCCTTCGCCGCCGAGCTGGCCGAGTGGGTGGGCGACACCCATCTGGCCGCGGGCGACGACGCCTTCGCCGCGCAGGTCTACACCGAGGCCGCGGCCATGTACGACCAGGTCCTGGGCACGTCCTCGCCCGAGAGCGGCACGGCCCGGGCCAAGATCGGCACCGCGCTCATCGGCGCGGGCAAGCTCGACGACGCGGAGTCCGCCCTGCGCGCCGCCCTGTCCGTGTTCGTCAAGGGCTACGGCCCGGACAACCCCCTGGTGGCCGAGACACTGCGCTCCCTGGGGCTCGTGCGCGACATGCGCAAGGAGTACAAACAGGCCGAGGAGCTCTACGCCTCGGCCCTGGTCTCGGCGGCCAACTGGTACGGCCTGGACTCCCCGGATCTCGCGCCCTACATGGCCTCGATCGGCGCTGTGCGCACCCGGCTGGGCAACTACGACTCGGCCCTGGAGATCCTGCGCGACGCCCGCGCCTCGGCCGTGAAGCTCTACGGCGAGAAAAGCCCCCGGATCGGAGAGATCGACGAGCTGATCAAGCAGGCCAAGGACGCCAAGGCCAACGCGGCCAAGGACGCCAAGGACGCCAAGGGCGACGCGGCCAAACAGTAG
- a CDS encoding ChaN family lipoprotein: MRIALLLTLCLLALSGCAGRQAPPAGPAPAPLPPAGTLLDSSGRPIDEAEFTALAAKADVILLGETHDSACDHEQQARLLRLMSGPWATTQAPAVGLEMVPYTGQEALTRFNRGETSLADLPQALDWEEVWGYPFDLYEPVFAAARELDLPVYGLNAPHSVVRAVAHKGLSGLSPEERALLPQKIIAPEQAQLDELREVFSMHGAMRGAGGTDDDAAMKKAMEARFNRFAEAQSVWDTTMAKEALSVHAATGRPVAVIAGGGHVENGWGIAHRLHVLAPEVRVLLVMPWRGDGAIPSGYADVLYVCPLVHRFRLGMTLRQEGGRVVVQEVAPDSLAARAGLTVGDVVTRAGDEPVSGMGDLHAAGFAAVRDRKPLRLTVERGGKSVPVSIDLPPMGRP, from the coding sequence ATGCGCATCGCACTGCTTCTGACCCTCTGCCTCCTGGCCCTGTCCGGCTGCGCCGGGCGGCAGGCTCCCCCGGCCGGACCCGCTCCGGCGCCCCTTCCTCCCGCAGGCACGCTGCTCGATTCCTCGGGCAGGCCCATCGACGAGGCCGAGTTCACGGCCCTCGCGGCCAAGGCCGACGTGATCCTGCTCGGCGAGACGCACGACAGCGCCTGTGACCACGAGCAGCAGGCGAGGCTTCTCAGGCTCATGTCCGGCCCGTGGGCCACGACCCAGGCCCCGGCCGTGGGGCTCGAGATGGTCCCCTACACGGGACAGGAGGCGCTCACCCGCTTCAACCGGGGAGAGACGTCGCTGGCCGACCTGCCGCAGGCGCTCGACTGGGAGGAGGTCTGGGGCTACCCCTTCGATCTGTACGAGCCCGTCTTCGCCGCGGCCAGGGAGCTGGACCTTCCGGTCTACGGCCTGAACGCGCCGCATTCCGTGGTGCGCGCCGTGGCCCACAAGGGGCTTTCCGGGCTTTCGCCCGAGGAGCGCGCGCTCCTGCCGCAGAAGATCATCGCGCCCGAGCAGGCGCAGCTGGACGAGCTGCGCGAGGTCTTCTCCATGCACGGCGCCATGCGCGGTGCCGGAGGCACGGACGACGATGCCGCCATGAAGAAGGCCATGGAAGCGCGCTTCAACCGCTTCGCCGAGGCCCAGTCCGTGTGGGACACGACCATGGCCAAGGAGGCCCTGTCCGTGCACGCGGCCACGGGGCGGCCGGTGGCCGTGATCGCGGGCGGCGGCCACGTGGAGAACGGCTGGGGCATCGCTCACCGCCTCCACGTGCTCGCGCCCGAGGTCCGCGTGCTCCTGGTCATGCCCTGGCGCGGCGACGGCGCAATCCCCAGCGGCTACGCGGACGTGCTCTACGTCTGTCCCCTCGTGCACCGCTTCCGCCTGGGCATGACGCTCCGGCAGGAGGGCGGCCGGGTGGTGGTCCAGGAGGTCGCGCCCGATTCGCTCGCCGCGCGTGCCGGGCTCACGGTTGGGGACGTGGTCACGCGGGCTGGGGACGAACCGGTCTCCGGCATGGGCGACCTGCACGCCGCGGGCTTCGCCGCCGTGCGCGACAGGAAGCCCCTGCGCCTCACGGTGGAGCGCGGCGGGAAGAGCGTGCCCGTGAGCATCGACCTGCCGCCCATGGGCCGGCCCTGA